A single window of Polyodon spathula isolate WHYD16114869_AA chromosome 2, ASM1765450v1, whole genome shotgun sequence DNA harbors:
- the LOC121328378 gene encoding C3a anaphylatoxin chemotactic receptor-like — translation MNELDDYEYNYTNYIDYLSDSELDTSVSYPVEVLSMVFYSITFILGVPGNGIVIWITGLKMKRTVNTTWFLNLAIADFICCLSLPFSVVNIALNYRWPYGNALCKVIPSAIVLNMFASVFILTLVSVDRCTLVTKPVWSQNNRTVRLANLLCGIVWLLAVIMCLPTLIYRETWLENNITICVYREHEDTVGIKRVLHSTRFIFGFLVPFITITTCYTLITLKVRRSQFSKSSKMLKIILAVIVSFFICWIPYHVIGVLYSFAAQMSDLANTVQILDPLVICLAYINSCLNPLLYVFMGQDFKDKIRTSLRNILESAFSEDVTRSTLHSKARSSGGGTSCETAT, via the coding sequence ATGAATGAGCTGGATGATTACGAATACAATTACACAAATTACATTGATTATTTGTCTGATTCTGAACTGGATACAAGCGTCAGTTATCCTGTGGAAGTTTTATCTATGGTCTTTTACAGCATAACCTTCATCCTCGGTGTCCCAGGCAATGGGATTGTTATCTGGATAACTGGGCTGAAGATGAAAAGAACAGTCAACACAACCTGGTTTTTGAATTTGGCCATTGCTGACTTCATCTGTTGCTTGTCTTTACCCTTCTCTGTAGTCAACATTGCACTGAATTATCGATGGCCATATGGCAATGCTCTCTGTAAAGTTATTCCTTCAGCGATTGTTTTGAATATGTTTGCAAGTGTTTTCATACTTACACTGGTCAGTGTTGATAGGTGCACTCTAGTCACTAAACCAGTGTGGTCCCAAAACAACAGAACTGTCCGGCTGGCGAATTTACTTTGTGGCATTGTTTGGCTGTTGGCAGTGATTATGTGTTTACCTACTTTAATCTACAGAGAAACCTGGTTGGAGAACAACATAACCATATGCGTTTATCGTGAGCATGAAGACACTGTGGGAATTAAAAGGGTATTACACAGCACCAGGTTCATATTTGGATTCTTGGTTCCCTTTATCACCATCACAACATGTTACACTCTGATAACACTGAAAGTAAGACGCAGTCAGTTTTCCAAATCCAGTAAGATGTTAAAAATCATTCTTGCAGtgatagtttctttttttatttgctggaTACCTTATCATGTCATTGGAGTTTTGTATTCATTTGCAGCTCAAATGTCTGACCTGGCAAACACTGTTCAAATTCTTGACCCACTGGTCATTTGCCTTGCCTACATCAACAGTTGCCTTAACCCTCTCCTCTATGTGTTCATGGGACAGGATTTCAAGGACAAAATTAGAACCTCACTCAGAAATATACTGGAAAGTGCCTTCAGTGAAGACGTAACTCGCTCAACTTTGCATTCCAAAGCAAGGTCTTCAGGAGGTGGAACTTCATGTGAAACAGCTACTTGA